The genomic segment CTTGCGGCGGGCGTTGCCCGTGTTAATCGGCGTCACGGCCGCGGACTCCCGGTACGCCTCGGCCAGGGCAACGGCGTCGAGCGTGAGCACGACCTGGGGCCGCGGGCCACACGCCGCGCGCTGCCGGTTCAGCCGCTCCGGGTCGAGCCAGAAGAACACTCGGGCGTTCACGAGCGCGTACCACTCGGCTGGCGTCACTCCCACGAGACAGACCCGGAGCGCGTCCGCGGGCATGGGCTTCTGGTCCCGGATGCGGACGCCGTTCGGCAGCGCCGTGTGCTCGGGCCGCTGCTCCCGCTCCAGGCGCCTGCGCTCCTCGCCCGTCACGCCCGCGATCTCGATGAGGCGGCTCGCGGGTAGGAGGCCGGTCGCCTGGATGGAAGCCCAGTTAGTCGCCTCGGCCATGTGGTACACGTGCCGGGGGAGTTTCCGGTCCGCCATGATAACTATTGCCTCAGTCAAACGGTAACGCCGATCAGCCCCGCGGCCGGGGCCGTTTGGGGGGTTGGCGGCCGGGCGCCGCTTGCTCGACTGCCGGCACCACGATCTCGCCCGACTTCACATCGCGGTAGTACGACCACAATAAATTGGCGGCCACGCCGCGGTACGGGCGCCACCGCTCGGCCCGCGCGTAGAGGTCTTTTTCCGAGGGGCGAGCGCGGGCACGGGCCGCGAGCCGGAAGCCCTCCTGCAGGGCCAGGTCCCCGGCCGGGAACAGGTCCGTGCGGCCCTCGCAGAACATCAGGTACACCTCGGCCGTCCAGCGCCCCACGCCTTTGAGCGCCGTCAGTTGCGCGATCGCCTCCTCGTCGCTCAGTTCCGGCAGCCGGGTGAAGTCGATCGCCCCCGCCGCCTCGGCGTCCGCGACCGCCCGGACGTACACCGCTTTCGGCCGCGACAGCCCGAACGTCTTCAACGTGTCCACGTCGAACGCCTTCAGGTTGTTCGCGGTGACCGAGCCGACGCCGGCCGCGAAGCGCTTCCAGATGGCGGCGGCCGACGCGGTGGAAACCTGCTGCTCGGTGATGAGCCGGACGAGTCCGGCGAACCCGCTTTCCCGGACGTGCCACTCGAACGGCCCGGCCGCGGCGTGCGCGACCGCGAGGGCCGGGTCCCGTCCGCTCAGCTCGACTCGCACCGCTTCGATGTCCCGGGCCGATTGCACGTGCGCCGTTCGATCCGTCGTTGCAGCGTTCATTGTGACTCCTCGGTACGGAATACCGGCCCCTTCTAGTGGGGCTTAAGGACGCGCGTCGTCGACGCCGGGTACTTCGCCAGGGCGGCCGCGGGGCGCCGGGGGCGGGGGGCGAGTTCGCCGCCGCAGTTCGGGCACGCGCCGCGGAACCGCTCCCCGGCGCAGGCCGAACAGAAAGTGCATTCGAACGAGCAGAACCGGGCCTCCGGCGACTCCGGCGGGAGATCCCGGTCACAGCACTCGCAGTTCGGTCGCAGGTCGAGCATTTGGACCCCGCTTCTCGTGATGTGCGGTCGCGTCGGCCGTCGCTTCGTCGGTCGCCGAACACTCACAGGCCCTCATCCCGCGACGGTCGTCTCGTGGGACGCCGTCGGGGCCGGGGCCGCTCGTTTCTTCCCGCCGAACCGGCTGACGATCGTGTAGAAGGCGGGGGTGAACAGGAGGCCGAAGGCGGTCACCCCGAGCATCCCCGCGAACACCGCGGTCCC from the Frigoriglobus tundricola genome contains:
- a CDS encoding DUF7002 family protein, whose protein sequence is MADRKLPRHVYHMAEATNWASIQATGLLPASRLIEIAGVTGEERRRLEREQRPEHTALPNGVRIRDQKPMPADALRVCLVGVTPAEWYALVNARVFFWLDPERLNRQRAACGPRPQVVLTLDAVALAEAYRESAAVTPINTGNARRKPAMRGAATFIPYPTWLGSAWASEAAALGIPERSRGHAPVELTIAAPIPDALGYVVTTQELGAGQPFDPAANKRAKQT
- a CDS encoding DNA-3-methyladenine glycosylase family protein; amino-acid sequence: MNAATTDRTAHVQSARDIEAVRVELSGRDPALAVAHAAAGPFEWHVRESGFAGLVRLITEQQVSTASAAAIWKRFAAGVGSVTANNLKAFDVDTLKTFGLSRPKAVYVRAVADAEAAGAIDFTRLPELSDEEAIAQLTALKGVGRWTAEVYLMFCEGRTDLFPAGDLALQEGFRLAARARARPSEKDLYARAERWRPYRGVAANLLWSYYRDVKSGEIVVPAVEQAAPGRQPPKRPRPRG
- a CDS encoding DUF1272 domain-containing protein, translated to MLDLRPNCECCDRDLPPESPEARFCSFECTFCSACAGERFRGACPNCGGELAPRPRRPAAALAKYPASTTRVLKPH